One Mastomys coucha isolate ucsf_1 unplaced genomic scaffold, UCSF_Mcou_1 pScaffold7, whole genome shotgun sequence genomic window, GCCTGACTCCACAAGTCTTTCTCAGCTAGTTGGTGAACACAAGAACAGATTGTCTGCTCTGTAGGTTTCATGGGACAAACACTCTCTGAATCTTCGGTATTAAATATCAACAGGAAAAGAATCCTTGGAAAAAATAGAATCTTGCCCAGTAGATGATTATGTAGGAATGACAGGAAATTTTATTTGCAGGAAGCTCATCAGTAATACTataagaaggggagggaaagggaaattggaaaaataaagatgattACCTTTACAAAACTTTAGCACTGTGCCAGCCAAACCCACAGAATTATCTTGTAATAACAACGATTTCTGGAGCGTTTTCTTTCAGAGAGATGCTATTGTGTCTCTTCACATGAGGGCAATGGCAGCAACAAGGAGTGCTTTCCACACACTGGACATTTGTCTAAGCCCTTTACAGATACTCACAGGACTACTTTCTGCATTTATAGTCACTGGAAGACCTCCCACTAGCCTCCATATCTAAAGCTCCCACTGCTTCCCAACAGAACTAACCTGAGGACTAAACCTTAATACCTGGGCCTTTGAGGGACCTTCCAGATCCAAATTATGGCAGGGCAGGTGTTTACAGAGCATGAACACACTGGGTCAAGGGATGATTCATATTCAGACATAATAGATTGTAATGGTGAAAGATTTCGTTGTGCTACTTAGAGTGGTAAATGGTTGTAACATGAACTGTTCATTGCATATAATCCTTTTGGACTCTAACTGCAGCCAGctaaacaggaagaaaaataaaactgaaaagggagacaacTACCTCTCCGCTCATCTGTTGTCTCTGGAGCTTTGCACCTCTAGTCCTCTCCTCCTTGGTATCTGGCCATCCTCTCATCTCCAAACACTTGCCAGACTACACTGGCCTCTCATTCATTCATGTTCATTCATTCTCCACCTGCTTTTTGAGCGACAGTTCCCTCCAGCAGATCTGACAAAGCTGGTGAGATGCAGCTTAAAGCCTTCCCTTGCTCTTCACCCTGCCCTTTTACAATAAAGCCAACCTCCCTTCCTTTGGTCTTTCCCCCTTTGCCTGGCTCCAGCCTGCCATACCTCACCGCATGCTCACATAGTTTCCTTTGCTCCCCAGGTCTCAGTTCCAGGGCCTTCTTTTGATTTTCTAGAACCTTCCAGCTCAAGCACTTCTGTTCTGGCCACTTGGCCTTGCTGCAGAAGTGAAGAGAACACAGGCTCTGTTAGAGCCCGAGAGGGGTTCTCTCTCCGAGaggggctctctctctctgagagggGCTTTCTCTCTCTGAGAGGGGCTCTCTCTGTGAGAGgaggctctttttttctttttaatatcatCATCAATTTGCTATTggagactgagcacaggatctcaTGAAGACCCAAAATTCTTTTTATACCAAATTATTCAAGAGAGGAAGCAAAAGGTGTCAGAAGCCCTCTAATTTGCCACAGGCTGCGGGAGCCACCCATCCCAGGTAACTACACATCCTCTGTCCCAGAGGCAGAGAACAGGTTGCAGAATCCTGCTGGGGCAGCCCAGGCCTTGTCTGGAGTCTCCAAAGTCTACTCTCTACCTCATAGGCACTGGAAGTGCCTGCCACAGGGACCTGCGTGGAACCGTAGTCACTACAGAAggctgctttatttatttatttatttatttatttatttatttttcgagacagggtttctttgtatagctcttgctatcctggaactcaccctgtagaccaggctggcctcaaacttagaaatctgcttgcctctgcctcccatgtgctaggattaaaggcatgcaccaccactgcccggcagaaggCTGCTTTACTCAGTAGGCATTCCCTGGAGTCCTCGCTGGTACATGGTCCTGGTGGTCTTTTGCTTTCTTGAGAACAGAATTCAGAAGATGGTGGAGTTACTGTCCTGGCAAGGGTGTTAGTGGCAAGTGTCTACGTGCACAGTCTGAAACCATGGGCCCTGCTTTCTATTCTGTAAGCAGGCACTGACTCTAACGTAACTTTCCGTGACAACTCTGCTCCCTATTTGCTAGTGTTGTTCATCCATTGCTTTTATAACAAGTGACCAGAAAACTTGGGGGGCTTCCTGTGAGCTTCAGAGCTACCCAGAACAGAAAGATGGTTTTGTAGAAGGATGGATGGGTAGACGGATGACTGGATCAGTGGGTGGATGCATGGGTGGAccgatgatggatggatggatggatgggagccCAGGAGGTCGACTGAAGACTGAAGAGGgacccctttccttcttcccaccaCCTGTCTGCTATTCTGTAGCCCAGCCTCTGCCAGAACACTGAAGGGGGGACTGGCGGCTGGGCGGTGGGAGAGGCGAGGCTGAGgggagctggggaaggagagtggagaggaggagggccttggaggcagagaggaggggcgGCGGGCTCCCGGGGAGCCTGGCGCTGGCAGCGGCTCTGGCGGTTAGGGGACCAATGTCGCTGCCGCCTCCTCCTTCTCGCCGGCCAGAGCTGCGTCGCCCGGGCTGAGCCGCAGCCGCAGCCGCGAGCCTAGCGGCCGCCGGGCGCGCCCGCAACCCGGGAGGATGGGCTGCGGCGGGAGCCGAGCCGATGCCATCGAGCCCCGCTACTACGAGAGCTGGACCCGGGAGACAGAGTCCACCTGGCTCACCTACACGGACTCGGACGCGCTACCCAGCGCCGCAGCCACGGACAGCGGCCCCGAGGCGGGCGGCCTGCACGCGGGTGAGTGAGCCCCGCGTCCCCGAGGCCCGGCTGCCTGCAGCGAGCCGGAGCTGCAGGGGAGCCCGGGGTAGCCAGGAACCCTATGGCTTGCTTGTGGGTggggtgacagagacagagggacagagtaGGACGTGCCGGCTGACCAGCTGGCAGCCTCAAGCCCAGGAAGCCAGGTCAAGAAGAGCAGCTTCCCAGAGGACTGAGCTAACCCTTTGCATCACTGACAACATAACACTTCTTGGCTTCTGCCTACCAGCGCATAGGCATCAGCTCCCGGggatgagtgggtgggagggaggacagTCCACTTCACCCACAAACCTCAGCTCACCCCACGTTTCCCACCTGACCCGGTGGGCCTTTACCCGGCTTCGGTCCAGCTTCCCCTCTGGCCACCTGTGTACTCAATCGGGTGATTCTCCATGTACTGGGTGGGCTGCTTGTCTCACACCTTTGGTGTTTGAACAAGAATCACCTGGGTGGAATCTtgtctcctcccccacccctcctgttGGGAATGAGCTCCACTGCTGGTCTTCAAAATCCTAAGCTAGCTCAGGATTCAACGCATGCCTGCCCATCATCAGTTCTGCCCTCCAGCTCGCTTTTCCAAAGGGTTATGTCATAGGAAAGGACTTACCTCCTTATTCCCATATGCTTGGATGCttgaagcaaaacagaaaaggTTTTGACTATAAGTATTCTTGCCTAGGTCATTCCTTGGTCAGCAGAAATCTGACAAGGATATTCAGAGAACTTTGTGGTTTAGTCACACGTCAGGATTTGATTTTTAAGCAGACACTCACAAAAATATTGCAGAGGTAGATGCTGCTGAATTAGACTGACCTCTGACCCTATATGTGTTGGTGacatcaaaaggaaaaacaataaaacctcaCCACTTCTTAATGTAGACCAATATTTAGGTTTTTAAAGTTCTAACTGTTGCTTGATCCCATTGTGCTGGCATTACATTCATGTTGGGAATAGATGTTTTCATCTTTGGTACCAACacttgctctttttatttttcttttaaggacaCCAAATGTGGGTATATCGTCCAGACTTGAGCTCTTGTGCTCAAGTATTCTTCCTTCTCAAGCTtgcctccaccccccaccccatccccgccCCAAGTAATGATGATAGGTATTAGTCTCCTCTGCTTGCCTGGAAAACTGTGGTGACActggatttattttaaaatagtttgagTCTCAGTGACCACAGTGGTTATTTCGTGCGGCCGCTGGGCTGGTATCCTGGTCTCCAGCAGGTTTCTAAATGATGTGCTGGCTGAATTCAGTGTCAGAAGGAGCATAAGACAGGAGCCTCTGAAGGTTTTGTAAATGTTAGCTGTGACAGCATTTCCAAGAAAGAGTCATACTTCTCTGCGGGGTCCAAGGCCAGGCAGTACTGCGAGGAAATAAGCTGGGTAagattcaacacacacacaaaaaaaacgaCAAATGCTGCCTCGCAGAAGAGTTGTTTTGGTGGCACTGGgggtgtgtgcacacgtgtgtgtgctcacgcatgtgtgcatatatgtgcatctgtgctcatgcatgtgtgcatgtgtgtctgtgtgtgcgtgcacatgtgtgtatgtgcacatgtgtgtatatgtgttcatgcatgtgcacatgtcttTACTGTATGGGTGTCAGAGTTGTTGCGGATAGGCTGAGTAAGCACTCACATGCTCCTCAACTCTTTCCCAACCCTTATTCATTATTCTCACTGTCTTTATATCATGAAGTTgcgttcccgcaacaggtaaggCATAAGACAGCCACACTCATTGATGGAACATTTCCAAACATGGGAACAGCCTTACAAGGTAGGCGGTGAGTCGAGGGAGGGGCTCAGTTCTAGTTCAGGGAGAGTGTCTTAGATGGCCAACATCTTTTTAATTTCCCTAGACCTTTCAGTCAGTAGAGGGACACTTCTGAAGATCAGAAGTGAACACCTTTTGCATGCACCTGAGTCCTGTGGAGTGACTGGTGTTGAGTGGGGACTGAAGAGGGCCTTGCTTGCTGTGGCTTTGCAgcctgaaaataataaataatcatttttagtTAGAAAGTTACAAATCTGCTGGTtttctgctccccccccccccgccatagCCAGGATTgcccattcttttttcttcctcccagcccccctGCCTCACGTGCCCCCTGTGGGAGCTTCTCTGGTGGACTTTATCGCATTGCCTACAGTGGCTGTGCTGTGTAGGAATCAGAATGTCGCTCTGTATAAAACAGTCATTTTCTGATGGAGATAGCCACATGGAAGAGAGTACAGTAGGTAATAACCAAGACGCCTTTGTCCTAGGATCTGGAACTGGCAAGGACCCTGGAGGCCATCTGTCCAGGGCATGGACTCTCAGAGGAGTTGTCCCCATTTGGAAATTCCTGCAACCACTTACCTCTAGTTTCCTCAGTACTCAAGAATCCCTCCTTCCTGGGGTCCTTGTCCCTCTTAGTGTCAAATGGGAGCTGCTTTTCTCGTGGCAACCTTAACTCCTCTGTCTTCTGTGCTCAGGGCACTGGTGACACTAGGTTGGGGTTCCGTGAGGGTTTTCTCCAGCAGGCTGAGAATCAACTGTTGAAGGTTTTTCCCCTAATGCGCAGGTGCTCAGTCTAACCTCGCTCCTCAGTTGCTTCAGCTTTTTCTATattctcctctgctctcttcctcaAAGTCTTTGCAATGGGACAGCCCTCAATCTGAGTCAGCTTTCTGGGGTTCTCCCAAGCGTCTTTCTGACCCTACAGCTTCCGCCATTTAAAAAAGTCTTTCCCCCAACTTTATCCCATTCTATGGAAACTTCCGGCTCAGCCTAAAGGTTCCATGGGCTCACCACATGCCATTTCCACAGCTGTATCTACGGAATGTCAAGCCTGGTTGCCTTAGCCGCTTACCTCAGTCGTCTCCCCGCTTCCAGACTGAGGGCGTGTCACATGACAAGCGATCCATCAGCATTTGATAAGAGCTCTGAGTTTTACTGTGGGTGGTGGGTGGCTTATTTTTACACCCGTTCCGCATCTGAGTCTCTTGCCGCCTCCCATCCCTCTCACTGACAATCGACCCCGAGGCTCTGTTTCCTGGTTTTGGAGGTTTGTTTCCAACAGCCAGCAGAATGCAGTTAAGATTTTAGGTTCCACCGTTAGCAGGTTGGAACTGAAAACTATAGCAGCCGATCCCCCTCATCTGCCTGCATTTCCAAACTCTATCGAAGTAGGAAATGGAGTCGGTCTGGCATGGACAGATGCTCATAAAATGGATATGCCGgactgagtttttttcttttacctctgCTGAGGGAGGGGGGCTCCCCAAGGAGAGTGAGCGTCTGAGGTTGCCACACCTGCCTAGTGCAGCCTGTCCATGCATCAATAACTGCTTAGTCCCCAACTCCACTCCATcacagtatttatttaaaattacaaatgtctcccataattttttttccctaaccCATTTAGAGAATAAAACACCTCAAAATTTTCTCAGCTAGTTCTTTATGGTTTTAAATAATGGTGTTATTACGGTAATTTGGTGAGTTTGGGCAAATGAATTACCCAAATAAGGTAGAAGACAAGGATATTTAGTTATTATCATTAGCCACCATTTACAGATGGCTTCTGAATGGTCAGGCACTGTAGTTGACACTATGCAAATCACCTCACTTAATGTGCACAATGAAGATGAGATAGGAACCATTGCCCCCATCGGGCTCCTCCTGTGTTGATAAGCCAGGGATAGAGGCTTGGAGTGTCCCAAGCAACGTCTCCATCCCAGAACTGAGATTCGGCTTTCTCTGACTGAGAAATatattactctttttttaaaaaaagatttattttatttattttatgtgtatgagtacactgtagctgtacagatggccatgagccatcatgtgtatggttgctgggaattgaactcaggacctctgccggccccacttgccctggcctgctccctccagccccactctctccagcataattcattgtagctgtcttcagacacaccagaagagggcatcagatctcactatggatggttgtgagccaccatgtggttgctgggattcaaactcaggaccttccaaagagcagtcagtgctcttacccactgagccatctgtccagcccaatACATTACTCTTAAATACTCTGAAATACATCCCTTCATCAATGGGGGTTGGTTTTGGAATTCTTGATTTTGCAGTTACTGGGATGCAAAGCCCAGCTTAAACTGTTGATAATCCAGTCCTACGTCAGGCAGCCTGGATGATAATCCAGTCTTACATCAGTCATGTATCGGATCCTCCTTTGGGTCGGAAGCTTCTTCCACCTCCGCAGAGTACCTTCCTCTGAGACTTCCTACTTCCTGTGCTTCCACCTGATGAAGTCCAGCCCTGTGGCATCATGTGTTGTGTAAACGGCTCTCTCAATCCCAGAGGAGCTGTTGATCTCCTATTTTGTCCAGGTTACATGCAACACTTTAAGCATCTTCTTGCCTTGTGTGGGCTTCACTAATTCTCTAATCACAGTACTCACGTTGTCCAAGTCCTTCCTTGACATGAGGCACCTTGGGTTGGAGCTAGGCTCTTGACATTTGTCTATGTGCACGTGTAGGAAAGTACAAGGGACATTCTGAAGTGACCCCATGAGTGCACTTGTCCAGCACAGGTAAACTCAGGCAAGGGCTTGTTTGTCTacacatttccttgatgactcaCATTAAGTTTGTGATTAGTTAAAACTCTTAGATCTTTCTTTCTAAGTATCCTGTTGTATCAGGAGTAGAACGCTTTCTCTGCTATAGACCCAAAGCCTGAGACAGTGATTGGTATATAGAtggcactcaataaatattgaaCGATGACTTGTCCCTAACCCCATGAATCCTGTATTAACATGAGCGTGCTTCGTAACCCCGTTCCTGATGTTTGCATTTATTGTTGTAAAAATTCATCTTAGTGATTTCCAATTACTGCCTAGGTTTGTTCACGTTCATTCACCTTGACGACGCTGTGGAGAGAACATCTGAAGTCTTTGCTTTCCCATGGTTATAGACTGAACATGGAAGATACTTGTTTGTGTTTCCATTTGTGCAGTAGACACTTAGCACAGAGATAAGTAAGCcgtgtttctttgtttcaagagGTGAATAATAGAtgagagatagacacagaaaCACCAACCAGGTCGGCGTGGTCCACACTACAGGAAGAATTTAAGGGCTGAGTAGTTTGTTCTGCCTGGGGAATGACTGTGTACATAGAATGCAGAAGAACCAAGGAATGTGAGGAAGCCAGTGTTCCCAAGGCCCCTTCCAAACAGGAAAGGTGGAGAAAGGCAGCCTGGCTTTCCTGAGAGATGTCCTGAGAGAGACAGTCCTCGAGAGAACCTCCAACCTGTGTCTTCCTGTGCACAAATCCTCCCCGCAGTGCCAGCCCCATCTAGACCCCCTTACCTTGGCCTTAATGATTGCCTCATATCTGCCACCTTCACGGGTGATGGTTATGCAAGGTAAGGAACGGCTGGCTGAGCTGGGCTTGGGAGGGAGTGCTCTTCAATGAAAAACCTAAGAAGTTTATGTGTCCCCTTTCCCTGTAGACCCCAGAGAAGACTTTATCACTTCCCATCAGTTCTGAGACACATCCTTGTCTTCAGAGCTGAGACAATGGATTTCCAATGTTTGAGCTGGGCATTTGCTGCACTTCGTTGCAATAGCGTTAGCAAACTCATACTGATGTGTTGTGAACACAGACACCAGACTCTGGAACTAGTCAGAGGATTTCTAGTGTTTTCTCTTccgttttcttccttcctctgctatTTAGATCTGAGTAGCATTGACTGAGCATCTActgtatgtgtctttttttttttttttacattgactTAAATTACTCTACAAAATAACCTCACAGAGGTTGGAAGGGTAACTCAGTTAACAAATTGATTTGCTTAGCACTCTTACAGGAGACACAGACCAAAACCAGACCTATGTTGTCACCGCAGTGCTTTGGAGGTGGCTGGAGGAGGTTCAGGAGCTCATCCTTGACTACCCAGCAAATTCAAGATCAGGATGAGCtatgtgagagcctgtctcaaaaaacaataagaaaaacaaataggaGCTGGCTCATAAACTATTGTCACCATTTTTcaggaggaagaaactgaggttcagtGGTTAACAGATTGTACAAGGTCAAGCAACCAGGAAACAGAGCAGCCTGACAGGAACTCAGGTCTCTCGCTTCTAAACCGAGGCAATGTCTGAGCTACAAGGAGGCTGGGATGTCTCAGTGGGGATTTCCAgccctcctctccctcatctgtgtggtgtgttttatattattaaccTCTTGGTGTGGGTGCCTCCTGCCAGTATCTATGTGACTAAGGACTGGGTTCCTGCAGCACTGTGGCACTGAGCAAGCCCCTCCCCATGCTTTGCTGGCCCTTGTGTGTCCATCTCTGAAGAGAGGCTCTGCAGGGGTGATTTCAGAGTTGTCCAGTCCTATTAAACGTCTCTGGGAAAAATAACACcatttttagatttaaaacaaacatatattccttataaaaatgaagaaagttggggctgaagagacagcatTAGTTGTTGAGAGCAAGCGGGGCACAGGGCAGCTTTTCCAGAGGttggttctcagcaccaacaTCAGGCTGTAACGCCAGCTCCAGAGAGATACAACCTCTCTGATCTCAAAAGGTGCTtgcatttatgtgcacacatatgcacacactcactcacatttAAACTGTGTGTGTTAGGAGTGACTCTATTTTGGCAGGAGGAAGATCAAGGGATGAGTGAAAggacttttcttccttctttcaatctttttctttcagtattaAGCAAAGGTAGTTAAGTGCAGCAAATATGCCCCGTGATAGGTACATCCGTGTATGTAACCACTCCATGCTCTGCAGAAGGAGCTCTGCTGTCTTACACACTTTTCCCCACCTGTTTTCTGGGAGGTGCAGTCTATGATATGGAAGCGTGATgatctctgtcttagtcagggtttctgttgctgtgattaaacactgaccaaaacaacttaaggaggaaagggtttgttcagcttacacttccacatttctgttcaCCATCGAaggtagtcaggacaggaactcaaacagggcaggaagcaggaggcaggaactgatgatgcagaagccatggagggaatgctgcttactggcttgttcgtCATGGCTTGCTCAcactactttcttatagaacttatTGTCCCCTGCCAGGGATGGCATCACACACAATGTGGGCCCTCCCAcataaatcactaattaaaaaaatgacttacaggcttgcctatggTTTGATCTTATGGATgcgctttttaaaaaagatttatttattttatttatatgagtacactgtcactgtcttcatacacaccagaagagaacattggatcccattacagatgggatcaccatgtggttgctaggaattgaactcaggacctctggaagaacagccaatgctcttaaccaccaagctatctctcAAGCCTgtggatacatttttaaaaattgaggttCTCTGCTtttagatgactttagcttgtcaagttgacattaaatgACCCAGTacagcctctgtgtgtgcatggggtaTAGTTGGAGGCATCAGCTCCATGTCTCAGATGCCCATGGAGTCGGGTAGGCTAGCTATTCTCTGTTCTATAGGACACAATTCCATCTATTCCAGGCACTGGGTCTCTGGGTCTCTCAGGACAGGGGTGGGATGCTATGCTTGGTCATGAGACTTTTGTGTAAGGAAACAAAGCTGGAAGCCCCATCAACTTTACAAATGGTGCAAATTCCCACAGACTCCGGGTTCAGCTAGTTTTTCTTCATGGTGATGCTGTGAGCCTTGGCTTTTCTTAATGTCTGCATTGGCATTTTAGTGGGCAGTTAGCTCAGCTGAGCTAGTGCTGTTAGCCTTTGAGTAGGATCCAACCAAGAACCTAGCCGTCTTCTCCAAACCACTGCCCTGTGCTTTGCTATAACCACACTCCCAGGAccacacagacagatggacaagGTCTTTCTCTTTAAGCATCCTGTACTTCCTCCCCACAGTACCAATGCAGCACGGTCAGTGGACTGTGACCCCAAGTCCTAAAACCTCTCCTCCTTCACCCAGAATCTTTCTTGTTGCTTTGCTTGAAGACAGCATAGTTATGTAGTCAGGAATCTGACTTTAACTGCAGGTAATAGTTGCATGACCTTGAGCCGCACATGGAGGTCTCAGCTATTGAGGCCTCAGCTATTCTGGGCTTCAGTTCTTCTCTGGTAGGATGGAAATCTCTGAAGAATTAACCAGTCACAGGGATGCTCAGAGTCTCAGCTCTGGCTGCATAGCCTATCACCCAGGacttctttgtttcctcttctcagcCTTGTCTGGGCTTATCATGCCAAGTCTTGGGTCACCCTGCTCCTCAGCTTCCTATACCTCATGTCTGAGCTGCTGGACGATGCTAGAGAGGGATTGAGTGATGATCTGTGCCTCTTGGAGTCTGGGAGGTTCGTGTCTCATCACTTCCCAGCAAGCCTCTTAGCTCTCTATTAGGGCGGTCCCCATCTCACAGCTTCAGTGTTAGGTACTCTTTTTCTCTGAATaccaaaagaaatcaaatacatGCTGTGAATCATCTGATATTGCCTCCTGTCACCTATGTAAGAAAGAAATCATTATGGTCTGTTTTCAGTGTGAGCTGCATTTAGAGCTCACCAGTGATTCAGATAAGCATGAAACACAAGGCCCCTGCTTTCCCTGGCTAAGTGGCTGGCACCTGCTTGCCTGGGAACACTGTATTTTATGTCGAAAAGTTAGTCAGgctggtgggcagtggtggtgcatacctttaatcccatcactttggaggcagagacaggcagatctctgagttcaaggccagcctgccttacagatcgagttccaggatagccatagctatgcagagaaaccttgtcttgagaagaaaagaaagttacaGACAATTTTCCATATAAGTGAACCCCTGTGTCAGGAAGAAGGGGGCATCCCAAGCCTCCAGAGAGAGGGGACTGTGCTAGGCTAGTGGGAAAGGTCAGAATTTACAGTGTACCAGTCTATGGGGAAGAAAGGGCGTGGATATTTTGTGATTAGGAATGGTAGAGCTCTGTTTTGTGCCAGATTGCTGTGTCAGTCATTTTGGCCATTGGTCCAGGCTGatcactccccctcccctccccctccctcgtACAACCCCATCCGCACCCCTGCTTCTGCAGAACTGAAAACAAATGTCTCATTTTTGGTACTCTGAGTCTCCAGTACTCTTATCACAAAGTGAGGGCTCTTGTTTCCCTCGTAGCAACCTTTTTGCTGCTTCAGAGTTTAAAAAACATCTTTACCCTCCTCTCCTGCAgtctgaggagaggagaggagaggaggctaAGTTCACAGGCAAGGATGTTCAAAGTTGAAAGGCAAGCACACGGAAGACATTGTCTGCAGCCTGCCTCACCACCGTGGTCCACGTGAACCTCTGCACTGATCTCCTCCCACTGTGACCcttggcatttatttttttttgtcacagggAGAACAATATCCACCCCCCTGCCcatctctttgagacagggtcccactgcATAGACCAGATTCCagattaaccttgaactcaccCCATGCTGCTTAAGTAAGTAATGGAGTCACAGGAATTATAGGTATGCAACCCTCAAGACGAGCAGAGAGAACAATCTTAAATGCAGGTCAGGTTCTGTTACTCTCTGTCAGTATTTTCTGATTgctcctcttcttttgttttgtttcttttgttttcttttcttttcc contains:
- the Baalc gene encoding brain and acute leukemia cytoplasmic protein isoform X2, translated to MGCGGSRADAIEPRYYESWTRETESTWLTYTDSDALPSAAATDSGPEAGGLHAG